The following nucleotide sequence is from Candidatus Acetothermia bacterium.
GCTGACTTTGCGGGCGCTTATCTACTCTTTTGATCGCGTGTTGAGGAATGGGCAGGTGGGCAAACCGGCCAGGCGGGCCTTTGTCCGGCTTGTGTGCAATTACCTGGGGAAAACCCCTCCCCTTGAGGAATTCAAGGAGAAGCACGGATATTCCCCGCCCGGCTTCATCGCCATCAGCCCCACCCGCGCCTGCAACCTCGATTGCGTGGGTTGCTACGCCGGGACCGAGGCCCAGCCACAAACGTTGAACTTCGCCACCTTCGACCGGATCCTCCGGGAGATGAAGGAGCTTTGGGCGGGGAGCCGTTCCTGTACAGAAGCGATGACAAAGACCTCCTCGATATCGCAGGGCGGCACCTCGACATGTACTTCCTCGTCTACACCAACGGCACCCTGATCGATGAGAAAACCGCCAGGCGGATGGGGGAACTGGGCAACATGGCCCCGGCCATCTCGGTGGAAGGAAAAATGGCGACGACGGAAGAGCGCCGGGGGAAGGGCGTGTTCGGCGAGGTTATGGACGCCTTCCAGAACCTCCGCACAGCGGGGGTCCCGTTCGGCGTCTCCATGACCGCCACCCGGGAAAACTGCGACGAACTCCTGTCCGATGAGGTGGTGGAGTTCTACTTTGAGGAGCAGGGAGCGCTGTACGGCTGGATCTTCCAGTACATGCCGATCGGCAAGAGCTACGACCTCTCCCTCATGATCACCCCTGAACAGCGGTTGCGGCTCCAGCGGCGGATGTGGCAGGTGATCCGAGAGAAGAAGGTCTTCCTCATGGACTTTTGGAACTCCGGGACGGCGGTGCACGGCTGCCTTGCCGCTGGAAGGCAGGCCGGCTACTTCTACATCAATTGGAATGGGGACGTTACCCCGTGTGTGTTCATCCCCTATGCCGCGATCAACATCTACGAGGTCTACGAGCGGGGCGGCACCATCACGGACCTCATGGAGATCCCCTTCTTTAAGGAGATCCGCAGCTGGCAGAAGAGCTACGGCTATAAGACCAAGCCTCAGGAAACCAAGAACCTCATCTTGCCCTGTCCTCACCGGGATCGTTTCGACTTCCTCCTTTCGCTCGTCGAGAAACACCGGCCGAAGCCCATCAACCGCGAGGCGGAGAGAGCGCTTTTGGCCCCGGCCTATGTTCAGGGGCTCCGGGAGTATGACCGGGCCTGCGCAGCGGCTCTCGATCCGGTGTGGGACCACGAGTACCTCCGGGGGGGTGGCGAAGGGCGATGAGGCACCTGAGCTTGAACCGGTGGCCCAAGGTCAGCGTGGTGGTGCCGGCGCTCAATGAGGAGCGAGAGATCGGGGAGTGTTTGGCGAGCCTGGCCCATCAGACCTTCTCCGATTTCGAGGTCATCGTGGTCGACAACGGCTCCTCAGACGCAACCGTCTCCGTCGCGCGAAGCTACGGCGCCCGGGTGATCCACGAACCTCGGCGAGGGCCAGGCTACGCGAGGGAGGCGGGTTTCCAGGCGGCGCGGGCGGACATCATCGCCGCTACCGACGCGGATACGGTGGTTCCACCTGACTGGCTTGCGCGGATCCACCGAGCGTTCGAAGAAGACCCAGAAGTGATCGCGGTGTTCGGCCCATTCCAGGCCAAGCCGTCTTCGGCGCCCACGGTTTTGGGGAACCACCTGTTGCCCGTTCTCGAGATCGGGGTGGTGGTCGGGCAAAGGATGGCTTGGCGCACGAGGGTTCCGTTGTTCTCGGGGGCTAACTTTGCACTCCGACGGGACGCCTTCCATAAAGTGCGTGGCTTTCGCTCCCTCAGGAGCGGCCACATCTACGCCTCCTCAGAGGACATCCTCCTGGGGTCAAAACTGCGTCGCTTGGGCAAGGTTCGGTATCTGCCGGACCTCGTTGTATGGACCTCCGCCCGCAAGGTGCGGCCGCTGAGCCCTTGGACATTGACGTTGATCGGGGATGGTTTCCGCATGGCAGGACGAGTACTCCTGGGAGAAAAGGGCCTCTGATGCCGAAGGTTTTTCCACTGGTGCACACGGCCATGGAAAGGGCATGGACGAACAAAGCGCTCTTCCTCTCCCTGGCCCTGGGGGTAGGCCTCGTCTTCGCGGTGGTGTGGATGGCCCGCCCCATGGCCATCCTCGCCCGGATGGGGGGCTTGGGGGCGACGGGCATCGCCGCGCTCCTTCTCAACTTCGGGGCCAGTTTCTCCTGCGGGGTGGAAGGATGGAGGGCACTGCTCCGAGCCCACGGGATACGCCCTTCGTTTTCCTCCACCTTCGGAATCATGTCCGGGGGCTATGCATTAGGATACTTGATCCCTTCATGTTACCTCGCGGGCGAGCCCGTACGGGCGCTTCTGGGTTCCCGGAGATTTTCGGCACAAGGACATGAATGGCCACGATTGTTGTCGAGAAGGTCCTCTTCGCGGCAGGGGTGGCAGCTCTGTTGGTTGGGGCTGGCGTAGTGGGGCTGCGGAGCGGGCTCCCCCCTGTCCTCCACGTCGTGCCTGGCCTTCGTCCGCCGTTTCCTCCCCCGCTGGGCCTTCCTGGAGGGGGGGAGTCAGATGCTCCTCGAGATCGAAGGCGACGTCCGAAAAGCCCTATCTGGTCGCCGGGGAGCGGTTGCCAACGGTGCCGGATTACCCTTTCGATAGGGCTCAATGCGCTAGCCCCGCTCATCTTTTTCGCTTTCGCCTACGGGCAAATTCTCTCGCTCCAAGAGCTTGTCCTTTTCTTTGCCCTCAGCACCATTTCCTCCCTCTTCTCCTGGCTGACCCCTGGTGCCATCGGGATCGCCGAGGGTGCCTATGCCGGCATCTTCGGCATCATGGGCCTGCCGATCGATGGAGCTGTGGCGTTCGCCTCCGGTGGGGCGAGAGTGGGCGGGGCCTACGCTGCAGGGGTGTCTGTGGAACGAATCGAACAGGAGTGGCTGAACACCGACCTGCCGAAGGTGGTCCGCAGTTTCCTCCCCACGTTTCCCCGGGCTGGGCTGAGCTCAGGGGGCGAGCTCAGGAAGTACCTGCGCTCCGTGTTGGGGGACGTACGGATCGAGGAGCTTTCCATCCCGTTCGCGGCGGTGGCGTGCGACATCGACACCGGGGAGATGGTCGTGCTCAGGGAAGGGCCGCTTGTGGATGCCCTGCGGGCCTCGGTCTCCGCCTTGGGGAGGAGCTCAAGAGCCGCACCTGGATCCCCGGGAGCCTGGTCGGGCTTCTCGAGGAGGTGTTCCGGGAGCGGCCGGAAGACGAACGTCCTCTTCCCGGGATCTACAGCATCGTCAATCAAGCGCTTGACCAAGGCGCTTCCCGAGCTATAATCGGGTCCGATATATCGGAACCGAAGGAGGAAGGATGTTCGCACGGGGGATGCTCAAGTACTGGGTGCTCCGGGTCCTCTCGGAGCGGGAACGGAGCGGCTACGAGGTCATGAAGGCCGTGGAGGAGAGGATCGGATGGCGCCCCTCCCCGGGCTCTATCTACCCCTTGCTCCAGCTCCTCTCCGACCAAGGCCTCATCCAAGGGCGGGTCGAGGACCACAAGACGGTGTGGTCGCTGACCGAGGCCGGCCTGGCCGCCCTCTCCCGGGGCTCCGAGCGCAAAGAAGAGTGGCTGCGGGCCCTGGGGACCACGGAGAAGGCGGTCCTGGAGGCGTTCGGGGACCGGGCCCACCCCCTCCGCATCATGCCCCGGCTCGCCGCCCTCCTGCACGAAGCGATCGCCGCCGGCAAGGGCCGGGAGGCCGCGGGGATCCTCGAGGAGGCTGGGCAGCGCCTCTCCGCCCTCGTCGGGGAGTGAGGAATGGCCTACGCGATCGAGGTCGAGGGCTTGGTCAAGGTGTACCGCGGGGGGGTCCGGGCGGTGGATGGGGTCTCCTTCTCCGTCGAGGCGCGGGAGATCTTCGGGTTCCTGGGCCCCAACGGGGCCGGAAAGTCCACCACCATCAAGTGCGTGGTCGGCCTCCTTAAGCCCACCGCCGGGACGATCCGCGTCCAGGGCGTGGACGTGCACCGCGATCCCGGGGTGGTGAAACGGACCATCGGCTACGCCGCCCAGGAGACAGCGGTGGACGACCGCCTCACCGGCTGGGAGAACCTCTGCCTTCAAGGGCGGTTCTACCACCTCCCCCGGGCGGAGATCCGACGGCGCGGGGAGGAGGTGCTCCAGCTCTTCGGCCTGTGGGAGAGGAGGAAGGACCTGGCCGAGACCTACTCCGGTGGGATGCTCAAGCGCCTGGACATCGCGTGCGCCCTCATCCACCGCCCCAAGATCCTGTTCTTGGACGAGCCCACGTTGGGCCTTGACGTCCAGACCCGGAAGACCATCTGGGAGTACATCGAGCGGCTTAGGGAGGAGCACGCGATGACCATCTTCCTCACCACCCACTACATGGAGGAGGCGGACGCCCTCTCCGATCGGGTAGCGATCATCGACCGCGGGCGGATCGTGGCCCTGGACACCCCCGGCGCGCTTAAGGCCGGGATCGGCGGCGACCTTATCACCGTCCGCTTCGCCGCCGAGGACGGGAGGCTGGACGGGGTGCTCTCCGCCGTCCGCGCCCTCCCCGGGGTGCGGGAGGTGAAGGGGGGCGAGGACGGCATCCATCGGATCGTGGTCGAGCAGCACGGCGACCGGCTCATCCCGGAGATCGTGGCCGTAGCCACCCGGCATGGGGTGGGGATCGCCTCCGTGCGCCTCAAGCGCCCCACCCTGGACGACGTGTACCTCCACTACACCGGCCAGGAGATCCGGGAGGCGGAAGGGACGCGCGAGGAGATCTTCAAGTCCCGCCGGATGCAGAGGAGGGCCCGAAGATGACGTTCTTGGCCGATGTCTGGTACGTGGCCTGGCGGGAGCTCGTCAAGTTCTTCCGTGCCCGGGTGCGCCTGGCGGTGACGTTGGTCCAGCCCGTCCTGTGGCTGGGGCTCATGGGGAACATGATGCAGGGGCTCACCGCCAACCCCTACATCCAACAGTTGCTCGGGACGGGGAGCTACCTGGCGTTCATGACCCCGGGGATCGTCCTCATGACCGTCCTCTTTGGCGGGGTGTTCTCAGGCATGTCCATCGTGTGGGATAGACGCATCGGGTACCTGGAGAAGCTCCTGGCAGCCCCGATCTCGCGGGGGGCGATCCCGCTCGGGAAGATGCTCGCTGCGGCGGTCCAGGGGGGGATCCAGGTGCTGATCATCGTGCTCATCGCCACCGGGTTTGGGGTGCGGTTCGCCACCGGTCCGGGCGGCGTGGTCGTGATCCTCCTCATCGCCATGGTGTTCAGCATGATCTTGAGCGGCATTTCCCTCACCCTGTCCGCCATCTTGAAGACCCAGGAGACGCTGATGGCCGTGGTCAACTTCCTCACGCTCCCCGTGATGTTCACCAGCAACGCCCTGTTCCCGAAAGAGGCGATGCCGGGGTGGCTGGCGGCCATCGCCCGGGTTAACCCCGTCACCCACGCCGTGACGCCGATCCGGGAGCTCGCCATCGTGGGCTGGAACTGGGGTGGCATGGCCTCCGGGATCGGGATCACCGTGGGGCTGGCCGCTCTCGCCGCCCTGGTGGCCCAGTGGACCTTCCGGCGGGCGACGGTGGAATGAGGGACAGGCCGGTGACTCGCGGATGTCCTCCCGAGGTGCTAGGCCACCACCCGCAGCGCCGCCGGCCGCAGCGCCACCTCGAGGTCGCGCACCCGCTCCGGGAGGAGCTCCCCATCCATGTGCACCGGAAGCGGCCGGTCGCTTCTGATCGAGATCCGCTGCGCCTTCCTCGCTTGCACCCGGGCGAGCTTGAGATAGCTGCCATCCCGGGTCTTGGGGAGCACCCAGAACCGGACCAGGCGTGGGTAGTTGCCGATGAGTCCGACGTCGACCGTCCCGTCGTCGATCGCCGCCTGCGGGGCGAGGCGGAATCCGCCCCCGGCGTAAGGGCCGTTCATGACCGACACGGACAGGAGCTTTCCGGAGAACGCCCACCCGTCGCCCTGCACCTCGGCGTGAAAAGAGCGGAAGCGCACCACCTCCAGGATGGTGGCGTACAGGTACCCGATCTCCCCCTTGAGGATGCGCATGCGCCGGTAGTCCGCGGCGATCTGGCCCTCGATGCCCATGCCGAAGGAGTTAAGGTAGAAACGGTCAGCGGCCTCTGCCACGTCCACCGTGCGCACGTGCCCCTTGGCCAAGAGAGCGGCTGCCGCAGACAGATCCTTGGGAATGCCCATGACCCGGATGTAGTCGTTTCCCGAGCCCATGGGTAGGATCCCCAACGGGACGGTTGTGCCCACCAGACCCTGGGCCACCTCGTTGATCGTCCCGTCGCCCCCCGCGGCCACCACCAGGGATGCGCCCCAGGCCACCGCCGCGCGGGCGAGCTCCGCCCCGTGTCCGGGCCGCTCGGTGCGGACGATGGTGGCTTTGAGACCCATCTGGTCAAGGGCGTTGCGCAGCTCCGTTTCCCTTGTGCCGGCCCGGCCGCGATCCGCCGCCGGATTGAGGATCACGAATGCCTGGTTCATGGGCGAATTCTACACCGAGTGCGATCGAGATAACACCAACCGTGCCCACACAGACAGGTTTGGGTAGATCACATGAACCCTACTGCCTCCGGTGG
It contains:
- a CDS encoding radical SAM protein; amino-acid sequence: MGGEPFLYRSDDKDLLDIAGRHLDMYFLVYTNGTLIDEKTARRMGELGNMAPAISVEGKMATTEERRGKGVFGEVMDAFQNLRTAGVPFGVSMTATRENCDELLSDEVVEFYFEEQGALYGWIFQYMPIGKSYDLSLMITPEQRLRLQRRMWQVIREKKVFLMDFWNSGTAVHGCLAAGRQAGYFYINWNGDVTPCVFIPYAAINIYEVYERGGTITDLMEIPFFKEIRSWQKSYGYKTKPQETKNLILPCPHRDRFDFLLSLVEKHRPKPINREAERALLAPAYVQGLREYDRACAAALDPVWDHEYLRGGGEGR
- a CDS encoding glycosyltransferase; translation: MRHLSLNRWPKVSVVVPALNEEREIGECLASLAHQTFSDFEVIVVDNGSSDATVSVARSYGARVIHEPRRGPGYAREAGFQAARADIIAATDADTVVPPDWLARIHRAFEEDPEVIAVFGPFQAKPSSAPTVLGNHLLPVLEIGVVVGQRMAWRTRVPLFSGANFALRRDAFHKVRGFRSLRSGHIYASSEDILLGSKLRRLGKVRYLPDLVVWTSARKVRPLSPWTLTLIGDGFRMAGRVLLGEKGL
- a CDS encoding PadR family transcriptional regulator gives rise to the protein MFARGMLKYWVLRVLSERERSGYEVMKAVEERIGWRPSPGSIYPLLQLLSDQGLIQGRVEDHKTVWSLTEAGLAALSRGSERKEEWLRALGTTEKAVLEAFGDRAHPLRIMPRLAALLHEAIAAGKGREAAGILEEAGQRLSALVGE
- a CDS encoding ATP-binding cassette domain-containing protein, which codes for MAYAIEVEGLVKVYRGGVRAVDGVSFSVEAREIFGFLGPNGAGKSTTIKCVVGLLKPTAGTIRVQGVDVHRDPGVVKRTIGYAAQETAVDDRLTGWENLCLQGRFYHLPRAEIRRRGEEVLQLFGLWERRKDLAETYSGGMLKRLDIACALIHRPKILFLDEPTLGLDVQTRKTIWEYIERLREEHAMTIFLTTHYMEEADALSDRVAIIDRGRIVALDTPGALKAGIGGDLITVRFAAEDGRLDGVLSAVRALPGVREVKGGEDGIHRIVVEQHGDRLIPEIVAVATRHGVGIASVRLKRPTLDDVYLHYTGQEIREAEGTREEIFKSRRMQRRARR
- a CDS encoding ABC transporter permease, coding for MTFLADVWYVAWRELVKFFRARVRLAVTLVQPVLWLGLMGNMMQGLTANPYIQQLLGTGSYLAFMTPGIVLMTVLFGGVFSGMSIVWDRRIGYLEKLLAAPISRGAIPLGKMLAAAVQGGIQVLIIVLIATGFGVRFATGPGGVVVILLIAMVFSMILSGISLTLSAILKTQETLMAVVNFLTLPVMFTSNALFPKEAMPGWLAAIARVNPVTHAVTPIRELAIVGWNWGGMASGIGITVGLAALAALVAQWTFRRATVE
- a CDS encoding diacylglycerol kinase family lipid kinase, coding for MNQAFVILNPAADRGRAGTRETELRNALDQMGLKATIVRTERPGHGAELARAAVAWGASLVVAAGGDGTINEVAQGLVGTTVPLGILPMGSGNDYIRVMGIPKDLSAAAALLAKGHVRTVDVAEAADRFYLNSFGMGIEGQIAADYRRMRILKGEIGYLYATILEVVRFRSFHAEVQGDGWAFSGKLLSVSVMNGPYAGGGFRLAPQAAIDDGTVDVGLIGNYPRLVRFWVLPKTRDGSYLKLARVQARKAQRISIRSDRPLPVHMDGELLPERVRDLEVALRPAALRVVA